In Porites lutea chromosome 9, jaPorLute2.1, whole genome shotgun sequence, a single window of DNA contains:
- the LOC140948667 gene encoding uncharacterized protein, giving the protein MEKYENLGLVGEGSYGMVMKCRHKESNQIVAIKKFIESEDDKMVKKIALREIRTLKQLRHDNLVNLIEVFRRKKRLFLVFEFVDHTVLDELERYPNGLDENTVRKVLWQVLRAIEFCHNHYIIHRDVKPENILVSKSGVVKLCDFGFARTLATGPGEVYTDYVATRWYRAPELLVGDTKYGRPVDVWAVGCLLAEMLTGEPLFPGDSDIDQLYHIITKIGNLTNRHREIFQRNPLFVGMKLPEVKEVEPIEKRFHRVSSAAIDILKLCLKMDPAERPLCSQLLKHDFFKKDNFCEKFAQELKAKITRETADNPLLRSINGRHDSKDESAEEKARRKKRKEKEKEHRESKEQRERESKKSETKEVLREPKKHKDPKEYKESTSQDKPSKKVPLLPSTSSVSAQEVTAAASTANSPPHEPHATVGASTSNIPTTLYGTTGPSTTQAAQHDTFVTGHAHGKQLSPIQSASTLRNSPTQEPPGTVLSKGSVPTSQGLSTKGTSSHAMSLSKTNIGLGVVGPRHESPPGPPPFRVVNESKVKKTPPSYSKKTSGPPPNHHSTSLYPTGESYYDQRTSSNFDLGSRHSERSSLESNYKKKRDKDKEKERERGRGGGGGENEFPHLPDVPGAEAKNSVKTGKSSKNVTKTSISMMPHITNLTPFQNGTSSQRQNTPPGYYQGNSHDSNLPSV; this is encoded by the exons ATGGAAAAGTACGAGAATTTAGGTTTGGTCGGGGAAGGCTCATATGGTATGGTCATGAAGTGTAGGCATAAAGAATCCAACCAAATTGTGGCGATCAAGAAATTCATCGAGTCTGAAGACGATAAAATGGTCAAGAAAATCGCTCTAAGAGAAATAAGAACGCTGAAG CAATTACGACACGACAACCTTGTCAACTTGATAGAAGTTTTTCGTCGCAAGAAACGCTTGTTCCTTGTGTTTGAGTTTGTGGATCACACAGTGCTTGATGAGCTGGAGAGGTATCCCAATGGTCTAGATGAAAACACTGTTAGAAAAGTGTTATGGCAAGTGCTGAGGGCAATTGAATTCTGTCATAACCATTAt ATTATCCACAGAGATGTAAAACCTGAGAATATTTTGGTATCCAAATCTGGTGTTGTAAAGTTGTGTGATTTTGGATTTGCAAGGACACTAG cTACTGGCCCAGGGGAAGTTTACACTGACTATGTAGCTACCAGGTGGTACCGAGCTCCTGAACTCCTTGTTGGAGATACTAAATATGGAAG GCCTGTAGATGTATGGGCAGTGGGTTGCTTATTGGCTGAGATGTTAACAGGGGAGCCATTATTCCCAGGGGATTCAGATATTGACCAGTTGTATCACATCATTACTAAGATTG GAAATCTTACAAACAGACACAgagaaatttttcaaagaaatccaCTCTTTGTTGGCATGAAATTGCCTGAGGTGAAAGAAGTAGAACCTATTGAGAAAAGATTCCACCGAGTTTCTTCTGCTGCCATTGACATACTAAAG CTGTGTCTCAAGATGGATCCTGCAGAAAGGCCTCTATGTTCACAGCTACTAAAACATGACTTTTTTAAGAAAGACAATTTTTGTGAGAAGTTTGCTCAAGAATTGAAAGccaaaataacaagagaaacTGCAGATAATCCGCTTCTGAGGTCAATTAATGGACGACATGACTCTAAAGATGAAAGTGCTGAAGAAAAAGCACGAaggaaaaagaggaaagaaaaagaaaag GAACATCGTGAGAGTAAAGAGCAACGTGAGAGAGAGTCTAAGAAATCGGAGACGAAGGAAGTGTTAAGAGAACCAAAAAAGCACAAAGACCCCAAAGAATATAAAGAGAGTACAAGTCAAGACAAACCGAGTAAAAAAGTTCCTTTGTTACCTTCAACATCGTCTGTGTCAGCACAAGAGGTAACGGCAGCTGCATCAACAGCTAATTCACCTCCTCATGAACCTCATGCAACTGTAGGGGCTTCCACTTCCAATATACCCACAACGTTATACGGCACCACAGGCCCGTCTACAACACAGGCAGCCCAGCACGATACGTTTGTCACTGGACACGCCCACGGGAAACAGTTGTCCCCTATACAAAGTGCCAGTACCCTTAGAAACTCGCCCACTCAAGAACCCCCTGGTACAGTATTATCAAAAGGTTCTGTCCCTACATCACAGGGATTGTCTACCAAAGGAACTAGTTCACATGCTATGAGTTTATCAAAGACAAACATTGGATTAGGTGTGGTTGGACCTCGGCATGAGTCACCGCCAGGACCACCTCCATTCAG GGTCGTAAATGAgagtaaagtaaagaaaacgCCTCCATCTTACTCGAAAAAAACTAGTGGCCCTCCTCCAAATCACCACAGTACGTCTCTTTATCCCACGGGCGAATCTTATTACGATCAGAGAACTTCAAGCAATTTTGACCTTGGTAGCAGGCATAGTGAGAGGTCATCATTAGAGTCAAACTACAAAAAGAAGAGAGATAAAGACAAGGAAAAGGAACGAGAAAGAgggagaggaggaggaggaggagagaaCGAGTTTCCACATTTACCCGATGTACCAGGAGCAGAAG CTAAGAACAGCGTCAAGACAGGGAAGAGCTCCAAAAACGTCACCAAAACTTCTATATCGATGATGCCCCACATTACAAACCTAACTCCATTTCAGAACGGCACGTCGTCACAAAGACAG aATACACCTCCAGGTTATTATCAAGGAAACAGTCACGATTCCAATCTGCCGTCCGTATGa